In the genome of Paenibacillus sp. GP183, the window CAGATAGCTGCCACTTCTGTTCATGCCTTGGCACGGGTTGGGTTATCGGCAGAAAGGCATAGGCCCATTTCCGAATTATCGGGGGGACAAAAGCAGCTTGCTGCAATGGCAGGATGTTTGGCGGCTAATGCTCCATTGCTGCTGTTCGATGAAGCAGCCTCGATGCTTGATTCCACATCTCGTCATCTCGTGCTGGAAGCGGCCAAAAATTTACACAACAAGGGCGCGACGGTGATTTGGATGACGCATCATATGGAAGAGCTGTCGGCAGGTGAGCGGGTTGTTGCTCTTGATCAGGGACAGATTGTTTTTGATGGCTCCCTGACTTCGTTTTTCTATGGCTCACTTTGTGAAAAATTGGGATTCGAGCTGCCTTTCCCGGTCCTGATCGCCAAGGAGCTAATCCAATCGGGCATCACGCTTTCCTCCCTGCCGATTACAGCCATTGAATTGGCAGAGGCGGTACGCGGTCGTGCAGGATAATTTGAACGTAATCGGGTTGACTGTAGCCGTGGAGGGGATACCGATTTTGATCGACCTCAACCACAAGTTCCAAGCAGGTACCGTAACACTTGTAGTAGGCCGCAGCGGAACAGGCAAGACGTTGCTGCTGGAGACCTTGTCGGGGGTTCGTGAGCCTGCCGCCGGCACTATCGAGGTGGGGAGCGAACCGCTTTGGTTGAA includes:
- a CDS encoding ATP-binding cassette domain-containing protein — its product is MINQQDLICKDVYVYASNSDEHVALLKGINLRITQGEWVSIIGRNGSGKSTLAQVLTGILPVNEGEVEHGFAGLDPIPYVMQQEGQLFGETPWEDIVFLLEVRGFDPDQIAATSVHALARVGLSAERHRPISELSGGQKQLAAMAGCLAANAPLLLFDEAASMLDSTSRHLVLEAAKNLHNKGATVIWMTHHMEELSAGERVVALDQGQIVFDGSLTSFFYGSLCEKLGFELPFPVLIAKELIQSGITLSSLPITAIELAEAVRGRAG